Proteins encoded by one window of Streptomyces uncialis:
- a CDS encoding helix-turn-helix domain-containing protein, with translation MSFDVPRPDPYADPVAFGQRLRILRTRRGLTREHLGGLVGYSAQWVKDLETGRRQVPRLSVMLRLAEVLRVANLADLMGERCAGVDLFTGPGHARLGEVKAAVDAFPLVTRREAPPVAHLAERVARAWAARHSSPHHRDVIGALLPELLRDAQLSVRQSDRAAERRAAQAVLAEVYSLAQFFIAYQPDTALLWRVVERGLIAAQESEDPHVIGVAAWLAAQAHRDLGPAHFDAADAVNLETLAYLEPFLPDAPPDVLAIAGALTFEAGYTAARRGETGTAWRYWDQARPMAERLPADYYHPVTSFSRTVMGAHAVTIAVELRSGGESVRQAAAADVLEIPSRPRRARHRIEEARGYQLDGQPDVALATLEKAHRSAPETIKYNGYAKRIVLEETASKVPARRRRASALAVTLGMLAA, from the coding sequence CGCGAACATCTCGGTGGTCTCGTCGGGTATTCGGCGCAGTGGGTCAAGGATCTGGAGACCGGCCGTCGTCAGGTGCCGCGTCTTTCGGTGATGCTGCGGCTCGCCGAGGTGCTGCGGGTGGCGAACCTCGCGGATCTCATGGGGGAGCGGTGCGCGGGCGTGGATCTCTTCACCGGACCTGGTCATGCGCGGCTCGGTGAGGTCAAGGCGGCGGTGGACGCCTTTCCGCTGGTGACCCGGCGCGAGGCACCGCCGGTCGCGCACCTCGCCGAACGGGTGGCCCGCGCGTGGGCCGCGAGGCACTCATCGCCCCATCACCGCGACGTGATCGGCGCGTTGCTACCGGAGCTCTTGCGTGACGCGCAGCTCTCCGTACGGCAGTCCGACCGGGCGGCGGAACGGCGCGCGGCCCAGGCCGTGCTCGCCGAGGTCTACTCGCTCGCGCAGTTCTTCATCGCGTACCAGCCGGACACGGCACTGTTGTGGCGGGTGGTCGAGCGCGGGCTGATCGCCGCGCAGGAGTCCGAGGACCCGCACGTCATCGGTGTCGCCGCGTGGCTGGCCGCGCAGGCCCACCGCGACCTGGGACCTGCCCACTTCGACGCCGCCGACGCCGTGAACCTGGAGACGCTCGCCTACCTCGAACCGTTCCTGCCCGACGCCCCGCCCGACGTGCTCGCCATCGCGGGCGCGCTCACCTTCGAGGCCGGGTACACCGCTGCCCGGCGCGGCGAGACGGGCACCGCCTGGCGCTACTGGGACCAGGCACGGCCCATGGCCGAACGGCTGCCGGCCGACTACTACCACCCGGTGACGAGCTTCTCCCGTACGGTCATGGGCGCCCACGCGGTCACGATCGCGGTCGAACTTCGTTCGGGCGGCGAGTCGGTGCGCCAGGCCGCCGCGGCGGACGTTCTGGAGATCCCGTCAAGGCCGCGCCGTGCCCGCCACCGTATCGAGGAAGCGCGCGGCTATCAGCTGGACGGCCAGCCCGACGTGGCGTTGGCGACGCTGGAGAAGGCCCACCGGAGTGCGCCCGAGACGATCAAGTACAACGGCTATGCCAAGCGGATCGTGCTGGAGGAGACCGCGTCGAAGGTCCCGGCGCGCCGCCGTCGCGCGTCGGCGTTGGCGGTGACCCTCGGCATGCTGGCCGCCTAG
- a CDS encoding right-handed parallel beta-helix repeat-containing protein yields MIRLPRNPSSDWFAAIGAIVLIGVLMPASVAHAASLSCGQSVTTSFVLDADLLNCPGDGLVVGSGGITIDLAGHTLDGVGLGAGIRNNGYDNVTLTNTGTPARVQEFDHGIRLAPGTSGNTVESLTLQNNEFTGVELDNADNNNRVRGNLIDRQSKRGITITGGSSGNTITDNTISDNQGEGVFVQNSADNRLEGNRITGSGDAGLILEGAGGNTLLTNTVGNSSDAAITLRLGSNDNLVQGNSTTQNSDAALIVSDSTGNRLLSNTLQGGGDSGIVLQSSHGTTVTGNDVSRNTGGIELSGSDNNLVRSNTANDTTGDGISLTQSSGNRLDLNEANRNGSRGIHVDGEAPTGQGNRLTGNTANANNGDGIAVPKTVHTLQDNTARDNGGWGIITDTGNVDGGGNRAGGNSEAAQCTGVTCTP; encoded by the coding sequence ATGATCCGTCTTCCCAGGAATCCGTCCTCAGACTGGTTCGCGGCGATAGGGGCCATCGTGCTCATCGGCGTGCTGATGCCCGCGTCGGTGGCGCACGCCGCGTCGCTCTCCTGCGGTCAGTCGGTCACGACCAGCTTCGTCCTGGACGCCGACCTGCTCAACTGCCCCGGAGACGGCCTGGTCGTCGGCAGCGGCGGCATCACCATCGACCTCGCCGGACACACCCTGGACGGCGTCGGCCTGGGCGCCGGTATCCGTAACAACGGGTACGACAACGTCACCCTCACCAACACCGGCACCCCCGCCCGTGTGCAGGAATTCGACCACGGCATAAGACTCGCCCCTGGCACCTCAGGAAACACCGTCGAATCCCTGACCCTCCAGAACAACGAATTCACCGGAGTCGAACTCGACAACGCCGACAACAACAACCGCGTACGCGGCAATCTCATCGACCGGCAGAGCAAAAGAGGAATCACGATCACCGGCGGATCGAGCGGCAATACGATCACCGACAACACGATCAGCGACAATCAGGGCGAGGGTGTCTTCGTCCAGAACTCGGCCGACAACCGTCTGGAAGGCAATCGAATCACCGGCAGCGGGGACGCGGGTCTGATCCTGGAGGGCGCCGGCGGCAACACCCTGCTGACCAACACCGTCGGCAACAGCAGCGACGCCGCGATCACCCTGCGGCTCGGCTCGAACGACAACCTCGTCCAGGGCAACTCGACCACCCAGAACTCGGACGCCGCGCTGATCGTCTCCGACTCCACCGGCAACCGTCTCCTGTCCAACACCCTCCAGGGCGGCGGCGACAGCGGCATCGTCCTCCAGTCGTCCCACGGCACCACGGTCACCGGCAACGATGTCAGCCGGAACACCGGCGGCATCGAGTTGAGCGGGTCCGACAACAACCTGGTCCGCTCCAACACCGCGAACGACACCACGGGCGACGGCATCAGCCTGACCCAGTCGTCCGGCAACCGACTGGACCTCAACGAGGCCAACCGCAACGGCTCCCGGGGCATCCACGTCGACGGAGAGGCGCCGACCGGGCAGGGCAACCGGCTGACCGGCAACACCGCCAACGCCAACAACGGCGACGGCATCGCCGTCCCGAAGACCGTCCACACCCTCCAGGACAACACCGCACGCGACAACGGCGGTTGGGGCATCATCACCGACACGGGCAACGTGGACGGCGGAGGCAACCGCGCGGGCGGCAACAGCGAAGCCGCCCAGTGCACGGGAGTCACCTGCACCCCCTGA